In Streptomyces liangshanensis, the DNA window CTCGACGGTCGACGACCAGATGGCCCGCACGGCAGCGGTACGGGAGGCCTTCGCCACGCGCGAAGGAGTCACGACGGACGACCTGGACGGCCTGACGGTCACAGCGAAGGACTGGTGGTTCAACCTCCGCCCCTCCAACACGGAACCCCTGCTGCGCCTGAACGTAGAGGCAAGGGACACCCCTTTGATGACCAAGATCAGAGACGAGGCCCTGACCCTGATCCGCACACCCCCCACCCCCTAGAACCACCAACTCCGAAAGCCACCCCCTCCAGCCCGTCCCCCTCCAGCCCGTCCGGCGTTTGAGGACGGACCGTTGCACGGGACGGGCGTCCCCAACCTGCCCGGGTCCAGCCACGCCCCCCTCCAGCCCGTCCGGCGCTTGAGGACAGACGCGCGCCTGTGGTGGGCGCACCCACCGCCTCCCTCCAGCCCGTCCCCCTTCAGCCCGTCCGGCGTTTGAGGACGGCCCGTTGCGCGCGACGGGCGTCCCCAACCTGCCCCGGCCCAGCCACACCCCCTCCAGCCCGTCCGCCACGAGGACACCCCCGCACCCGCCGAGCAGGCGCACCCCCCAAGCTCCCGCAGCCCCCTCCGTACCCCGTACATCGACACACCCCCCCACCCCCCAGCGGTACGCTGACATGGCCAGATCCACGCACCCCGAAGGGATCCCACCGACATGCCGCTAGAAGCCGGCCTCCTCGAAATCCTCGCCTGCCCGGCCTGCCACGCCCCCCTGAACGACCGCACCACCGCCGAGCCCCCCGAGCTGGTCTGTACGTCCGACACCTGCGGCCTGGCCTACCCGGTACGGGACGACATCCCCGTACTCCTCGTCGACGAGGCCCGCCGCCCCGCCTGACAGGCAGAGGCGCAACGCCCCAGCGCCACGCCCACGTCCCACCGCACCCCACCGCACCCCACACCACCCCCGGCGAACAGCGCGCCCAGCGCCCCCCGCGCCCGGCGATCGGAGGCCCACTCCCATGCTCGACGAGTCGCTCCTCGACGCCCCCGACGCGCTGACCCGCGCCGACCGCCACGGCCTCCTCCGCGGCGCCGCGGAAGCCGGCGCCCGCGTCCGCACCGCGCTGCGGCACACCGCCGAGGCCGGCGTCACCCAGCTCAACCCCGAGGGCCGCCCCCGCGCCGTACTGATCGCGGGCTCCGGCACCGCCGCCACCGGCGTCGCCGAACTCATCGCCGCCCTCGCCGGCGGCACCGCCCCCGTGACCCGCCTCCACGCCACCGGCGTCGCCCCCGCCGCGGGCGCCCTGCGCTGGACGCTACCGGGCTGGGCCGGCCCCGTGGACCTGCTCCTCGTCGTCACCACGGAGGGCACCGAACCAGGCCTCGCCCTCCTTGCCGAGCAGGCCTACCGCCGAGGCTGCACCATCGTCGCCGTCGCCCCCGCGGGCTCCCCGCTCAGCGAGACCGTCGACGGTTCGCGCGGCCTCCTCGTCCCCATGGCGACGACACCCAGCGAGCAGTACGAGACCGAGCCGCCCCCCGCGGCGGGCCCCGGCGCCCTGTGGGCCCTGCTCGTCCCGCTGCTGGCCCTCCTCGACCGCGTGGGCCTGCTCACCGCGCCGACCGAGACCCTCCACCTCGTCGCCGACCGCCTCGACCGCACCGCGGAACGCTGCGGCCCGTCCATCGCGACGTACAGCAACCCCGCGAAGACCCTCGCCGCCGAGCTCGCCGACAGCCTCCCGCTCATCTGGACGGAAGGCGTCGCGACTGCCCCGGCCGGCCGCCGCTTCGCCGCCGTACTCGCTGAACTGACCGGCCGCCCCGCCCTCGCCGCCGAACTCCCCGAGGCCCTCCCCGCCCACGGCGCCCTCCTCGCGGGCGACCTGACCGGCGGCGGCACGGACCCCGACGACTTCTTCCGCGACCGGGTCGACGACCCCCAGACCCTGCGCCCCCGCATCGTCCTGCTGCGCGACCGCCCCGCCGGCGGCCTGACCGCCGCCCCGGCCGCCCGCGAACTGGCCCTCGGCCACGACACCCCCCTCAGCGAACTCGAACCCGACGAAGGCACCGAGCTGGAAGCCCTCGCCGAACTGATCGCCGTCACCGACTTCGCCACCGTCTACCTGGCGCTGGCCGGCGGAGCCCCCGCATGACGCGAACACCCCACCCCGGACCCTGAACCCGCCCCACCGGCACCGCCGCCCCCGCGGACCCCGACCCCAACGCCCCGGCACACGAACGCCCCGTACAAGAACGCGCCCCACCGCAGACCCGCTGCAAACCCACCCCCCGCCCCACCCACCTCCCCTCCCTCGCACAAGGAACCCACCCATGGACCGCCTCTCCAACACCGTGCGCCCCTACGCCTGGGGCTCCACGACCGCCATCCCGGAACTGCTCGGCATCGCCCCCACGGACGAGCCCCAGGCCGAGATGTGGATGGGCGCCCACCCCGGCGCCCCCTCCCGCGCCGACCGCGGCCGCGGCGCCGGGGAACAGCCGCTGCACGAGATCATCGCCACCGACCCCGCCGCGGAACTGGGCGCGGCCACCGTCGAGAAGTTCGGCCCCCGCCTGCCCTTCCTCCTCAAACTCCTCGCCGCCGGCTCCCCGCTCTCCCTCCAGGTGCACCCCGACCTGGCCCAGGCCAAGGAGGGGTACGCCGACGAGGAGCGCCGGGGCGTCCCGATCGACGCCCCGGAGCGCAACTACAAGGACGCCAACCACAAGCCCGAACTGATCTGCGCCCTCACCCCGTTCGACGGCCTCTGCGGCTTCCGCGCCCCCGAGGACGCAGCCGACCTCCTCGCCGGACTCGACGTCGACTCCCTCAAGCCGTACGTCGACCTCCTCCGCGCCCACCCCCAGGAAGCGGCGCTACGCGAGGTCCTCACCGCCGTCCTCGCCGCCGACCCGGCCGAGATGGCCGCCACCGTCGCCGAGACCGCCGTCGCCGCGGAACGCCTCGGCGGCCCGTACGAGCCGTACGTCTCGATCGCCCACCACTACCCCGGCGACCCCGGCGTCATCGCCGCCCTCCTGCTCAACCACGTCCGACTCCAGCCCGGCGAAGCCCTCTTCCTCGGCGCCGGCGTCCCGCACGCCTACCTCGACGGCCTGGGCGTCGAGATCATGGCCAACTCCGACAACGTCCTGCGCTGCGGCCTCACCCCCAAGCACGTCGACGTCCCCGAACTGCTCCGCATCGTGCGCTTCGAGACCACGGAACCGTCCGTCCTGCGCCCCGAGGCCTCCGCCACCGGCGAGGAGCTGTACGAGACCCCGATCGACGAATTCCGCCTGTCCCGCTACCTCCTGGCACCCGGCGCCGCCCCGCGCGACCTCACCGCCCCCACCCCCCAGATCCTGCTCTGCACGGCCGGCACGCCCCGCGCGAACGACCTGGAACTCACCCCGGGCACCTCGGTCTTCGTCGCGGCGGGAGAAAAAGCCGAACTGTCCGGTGACGGGACCGTATTCCGGGCAACTGTTGTGGTCTGAGTGGGTGACCGCGCCGACGGCTGCAACAATGTGCCGCCGTAGCGCGGCGCCAGGGCCGCGGCACCGAAGAAGGGACTCCAGGCACCCATGAGCGCGTCAGGCGGAACCAAGGCGATCGTGGCGGCGCTCGGCGCCAACCTCGCGATCGCAGTAGCCAAGTTCGTGGCGTTCCTCTTCAGTGGCTCGTCGTCGATGCTCGCCGAGAGCGTCCACTCCCTCGCCGACTCCGGCAACCAGGGACTGCTTCTCCTCGGCGGCAAGCGGGCGCAGCGCGAGGCCACCCCCCAACACCCCTTCGGCTACGGCCGCGAGCGCTACATCTACGCGTTCCTCGTCTCCATCGTCCTCTTCTCCGTCGGTGGCATGTTCGCGATCTACGAGGGCTACGAGAAGATCAAGCACCCGCACGAGATCGAGGCCTGGTACTGGCCGGTCGGCGTGCTGGTCTTCGCGATCATCGCCGAGTCGTTCTCCTTCCGTACGGCCATCAAGGAATCCAACGTCACCCGCGGCTCGCTCTCCTGGACGGAGTTCGTCCGCCGCGCGAAGGCCCCCGAACTGCCCGTCGTCCTCCTGGAGGACCTCGGCGCCCTGATCGGCCTGATCCTCGCGCTCTGCGGCGTCGGTATCGCCCTGGCCACCGGCGACGGTGTGTGGGACGGCATCGGCACCCTCTGCATCGGCATCCTCCTCATCGTGATCGCCCTGGTCCTCGCCGCCGAGACGAAGTCGCTGCTCCTGGGCGAGGCCGCCGGCACGGAGGACGTCGAGAAGATCAAGACCGCCCTCGTCGACGGCGACGTCGTCACCGGCATCATCCACATGCGTACGCTCCACCTCGGCCCGGAGGAACTGCTCGTCGCCGCCAAGATCGCGGTCCAGCACGACGACACCGCCGGCGAGGTCGCCCAGGCCATCAACGCCGCCGAGAACCGCATCCGCGAGGCCGTCCCGATCGCCCGCGTGATCTACCTGGAGCCGGACATCTACAGCGAGTCCGCCGCCGCGGCCGGCACCAACCCGGCCAAGCACCCGGGCGGCCCCACGCCGACCCCCGCCTCCTGATCGCTCCCGGCACTCGACTTTCCCTGGAGCGCTTGCCCGATCGACTGTGGGCGGCTGAGCCGATCGGTGTAGATTCGTGCACAGAGCCAGACGTCGCTGCTGATGGCGGTCGGGCGGCCCGCTCACGCGGACCGACCGAGGGAGAGAGGGCCTCCGACGGACCGGTCCGCGAGTGCTCGGGCATTCGTATGCCCGGACACCGCAGAGCCAGCCGAACGTATCCACCCTCGACCCACCCTTCACGAGGAGCAGCTCGTATGACGACTGTCGCCAACCGACAGGACTTCAAGGTCGCCGACCTCTCGCTTGCCGAGTTCGGCCGCAAGGAGATCACCCTCGCCGAGCACGAGATGCCCGGCCTGATCTCGATCCGCGAGGAGTTCGCCGCGGCCCAGCCGCTGGCCGGCGCCCGCATCACCGGCTCCCTGCACATGACCGTCCAGACCGCGGTCCTCATCGAGACCCTCGCCGCCCTCGGCGCCGAGGTCCGCTGGGCGTCCTGCAACATCTTCTCCACCCAGGA includes these proteins:
- a CDS encoding cation diffusion facilitator family transporter, with translation MSASGGTKAIVAALGANLAIAVAKFVAFLFSGSSSMLAESVHSLADSGNQGLLLLGGKRAQREATPQHPFGYGRERYIYAFLVSIVLFSVGGMFAIYEGYEKIKHPHEIEAWYWPVGVLVFAIIAESFSFRTAIKESNVTRGSLSWTEFVRRAKAPELPVVLLEDLGALIGLILALCGVGIALATGDGVWDGIGTLCIGILLIVIALVLAAETKSLLLGEAAGTEDVEKIKTALVDGDVVTGIIHMRTLHLGPEELLVAAKIAVQHDDTAGEVAQAINAAENRIREAVPIARVIYLEPDIYSESAAAAGTNPAKHPGGPTPTPAS
- a CDS encoding Trm112 family protein, with product MPLEAGLLEILACPACHAPLNDRTTAEPPELVCTSDTCGLAYPVRDDIPVLLVDEARRPA
- a CDS encoding SIS domain-containing protein, with product MLDESLLDAPDALTRADRHGLLRGAAEAGARVRTALRHTAEAGVTQLNPEGRPRAVLIAGSGTAATGVAELIAALAGGTAPVTRLHATGVAPAAGALRWTLPGWAGPVDLLLVVTTEGTEPGLALLAEQAYRRGCTIVAVAPAGSPLSETVDGSRGLLVPMATTPSEQYETEPPPAAGPGALWALLVPLLALLDRVGLLTAPTETLHLVADRLDRTAERCGPSIATYSNPAKTLAAELADSLPLIWTEGVATAPAGRRFAAVLAELTGRPALAAELPEALPAHGALLAGDLTGGGTDPDDFFRDRVDDPQTLRPRIVLLRDRPAGGLTAAPAARELALGHDTPLSELEPDEGTELEALAELIAVTDFATVYLALAGGAPA
- the manA gene encoding mannose-6-phosphate isomerase, class I, producing the protein MDRLSNTVRPYAWGSTTAIPELLGIAPTDEPQAEMWMGAHPGAPSRADRGRGAGEQPLHEIIATDPAAELGAATVEKFGPRLPFLLKLLAAGSPLSLQVHPDLAQAKEGYADEERRGVPIDAPERNYKDANHKPELICALTPFDGLCGFRAPEDAADLLAGLDVDSLKPYVDLLRAHPQEAALREVLTAVLAADPAEMAATVAETAVAAERLGGPYEPYVSIAHHYPGDPGVIAALLLNHVRLQPGEALFLGAGVPHAYLDGLGVEIMANSDNVLRCGLTPKHVDVPELLRIVRFETTEPSVLRPEASATGEELYETPIDEFRLSRYLLAPGAAPRDLTAPTPQILLCTAGTPRANDLELTPGTSVFVAAGEKAELSGDGTVFRATVVV